The Spirosoma foliorum genome has a window encoding:
- a CDS encoding MFS transporter, protein MKKELLPLTIGGFGIGMTEFVMMGILPDIATSLQISIPQAGHLISAYALGVVLGAPLLVGFAGNYPPKKILLGLMALFTFCNALSSFAPNYELMMVTRLLSGLPHGAFFGVGAVVASRLATKGKEAQAISMMFAGLTVANIIGVPLGTYIGHTMSWRITFLIIAAVGLITLVSIQKLLPAMPVANQTNLRKDLKLFTHVEPWIILGITAIGTGGLFAWFSYIAPLLTEVAHFGSNQITWILVLAGLGMAVGNLIAGRTADSTSPIKATALFLLLMTLCLLLVYYVAPFQIPLLGMTFLTGAIAFSLGPPIQILMIRAANGSEMLASSVSQAGFNIGNALGAYLGGLPIAAGLGYSSPQLVGAMLAFSGFGLAMIMYFRQREEENFELSPGH, encoded by the coding sequence CCCGATATCGCAACCTCATTACAAATCTCGATTCCACAGGCTGGCCACTTAATTTCGGCCTATGCGCTGGGCGTTGTATTAGGCGCTCCTCTGCTGGTGGGGTTTGCCGGAAATTATCCACCGAAGAAAATTCTGTTGGGCCTTATGGCCTTGTTTACCTTTTGTAATGCCCTTTCGTCCTTCGCGCCCAATTATGAACTCATGATGGTAACTCGCCTATTGTCTGGCTTACCACATGGCGCTTTTTTTGGTGTAGGTGCCGTAGTAGCCAGCCGATTAGCGACTAAGGGAAAAGAAGCACAGGCCATTTCGATGATGTTTGCCGGACTTACCGTTGCCAACATCATTGGTGTACCGCTGGGTACTTACATTGGTCACACCATGAGCTGGCGCATCACATTTTTGATTATCGCTGCGGTTGGTCTGATCACGTTAGTATCTATTCAAAAACTGCTGCCGGCAATGCCCGTAGCGAACCAGACCAATTTGCGTAAAGACCTCAAACTGTTTACGCACGTAGAACCCTGGATAATTTTAGGCATCACCGCCATTGGTACGGGGGGCCTGTTTGCCTGGTTCAGCTACATTGCTCCCTTATTGACCGAAGTGGCTCACTTTGGTAGCAATCAGATTACCTGGATTCTGGTATTGGCAGGTTTAGGCATGGCGGTTGGTAATTTAATTGCCGGACGCACCGCCGACAGTACTTCTCCAATTAAGGCAACGGCTTTGTTTTTATTGTTAATGACCCTTTGCCTGCTTCTGGTATACTATGTTGCCCCATTTCAGATACCGCTTCTTGGCATGACATTCCTTACCGGAGCGATTGCCTTCTCGTTAGGGCCACCAATTCAAATTTTGATGATTCGGGCAGCCAATGGTTCTGAAATGCTGGCGTCATCGGTTAGTCAGGCAGGTTTTAACATTGGCAATGCACTGGGTGCTTACCTGGGAGGCTTACCAATTGCTGCCGGCCTGGGCTATTCATCACCTCAATTGGTAGGCGCTATGCTGGCATTTTCAGGATTCGGTTTAGCCATGATCATGTACTTCCGGCAACGGGAAGAAGAAAACTTCGAACTGTCGCCCGGACACTAA